The Sulfolobus acidocaldarius DSM 639 genome has a window encoding:
- a CDS encoding METTL5 family protein: protein MRGTEINSKKQLEIFLEKVKNHPNPKYQLEQYITPSDLASTILWTAYLRKDIQGKLVIDLGCGTGKFCLGVTVLRGNCVCIELDREAIMEAKSLLREFDNPEFIEADVESLEISKKVDTVIQNPPFGVVKQGMDMVFLRKALSISTTVYSIHKSNPKTQQLIERISKEYGFQYEMLTSRYRMKPYYPWHTKNFHEFQVDVYLFYKNNFSF from the coding sequence ATTAGAGGTACTGAAATTAATAGTAAGAAACAATTAGAAATATTTCTAGAAAAAGTTAAAAATCATCCAAATCCTAAGTACCAATTAGAGCAGTATATAACCCCTTCCGATCTAGCATCTACAATATTATGGACAGCTTACCTGAGGAAAGATATTCAGGGTAAATTAGTAATAGACCTAGGCTGTGGAACAGGAAAATTCTGCTTAGGTGTGACTGTACTGAGAGGAAATTGCGTATGCATTGAACTCGATAGGGAAGCCATTATGGAGGCGAAAAGCTTATTGAGGGAATTCGATAATCCTGAGTTTATTGAAGCTGATGTTGAGTCACTTGAGATATCAAAAAAGGTAGACACTGTAATACAAAACCCTCCATTTGGAGTAGTGAAGCAAGGTATGGATATGGTATTTCTGAGAAAAGCTCTGAGTATTTCTACAACAGTTTATTCAATTCATAAGTCAAATCCAAAAACACAACAATTAATTGAAAGGATATCTAAAGAATATGGTTTTCAGTATGAAATGCTGACTTCCAGATACAGAATGAAGCCCTACTATCCATGGCATACAAAAAATTTTCATGAATTCCAGGTAGATGTCTACTTATTTTATAAGAATAATTTCTCCTTTTAA
- a CDS encoding phosphoglycolate phosphatase has protein sequence MNKDIIFVSDYDRTLSSEKNNFRIDKEVARIVNDFSKTYPFFVVTGREKKFIDILAPELKPTGWILENGALMYVNGELIYNIQPSWFDTRKNIIKILDNYNISYSLGNVIVYVDKAHEYKGVLNSIKDATVEWNRNDAMILPKGVDKGSAVIQLRERLGYRGKIVAIGDSENDISMFRVADIRVSVANALPMIKEISELILEKEDGEGVKEFLLKVLKGEIILIK, from the coding sequence TTGAATAAGGACATAATTTTTGTATCTGACTATGATAGAACTCTGTCCTCAGAAAAGAATAATTTTCGTATAGACAAAGAAGTCGCTCGGATTGTAAATGATTTTTCTAAGACCTATCCATTTTTTGTTGTTACGGGAAGGGAGAAGAAGTTTATAGATATTCTAGCCCCTGAACTTAAACCTACTGGTTGGATATTAGAAAATGGAGCTTTAATGTACGTTAATGGTGAGTTAATTTACAATATTCAACCTTCTTGGTTTGATACACGAAAAAACATAATTAAAATCCTTGATAATTACAATATTTCTTATAGTCTGGGAAATGTAATAGTATATGTAGATAAGGCTCATGAATATAAAGGTGTTCTAAATTCGATTAAGGACGCAACAGTTGAATGGAATAGAAATGATGCAATGATTCTTCCGAAAGGAGTTGATAAGGGGAGTGCTGTAATCCAACTTCGAGAGAGACTTGGTTATAGAGGCAAGATAGTTGCAATTGGGGACAGTGAAAACGATATTTCAATGTTTAGAGTTGCAGACATTAGGGTTAGTGTTGCAAATGCCCTACCCATGATTAAGGAGATTAGTGAATTGATACTAGAAAAAGAGGATGGGGAGGGAGTAAAAGAATTCTTGTTAAAGGTATTAAAAGGAGAAATTATTCTTATAAAATAA
- a CDS encoding Cdc6/Cdc18 family protein yields MAIRETLKGGKGEVIKNPKVFIDPLTVFKDIPFREDILREVAIAVRYFVKNNMKFSTLFLGLTGTGKTFVAMYMFNEIQEVKKEDGEYGVVSQAYVNCREVGGTPQAVLSAITQRITGEEVPKHGINLGEYIERIKENLVDKKALIYLDEVDTLIKRRGGDIVLYQLLRANADISVIMVSNDINIRDYMEPRVLSSLGPTIFFKPYDAEQLKHILSIYSEYGLIKGSYTDEILSYIAAISAKEHGDARKAVNLLFRAAQLASGEGMIRKEHVDRAIIEYEQERLIEAIKALPFHYKLALIASMQASDVITAHKIYSDLCNEYKQKPLSYRRFSDVISELDMFGIIKVKIINKGRAGGIKKTIEVADKEKITKALEEAMQLEYEDTV; encoded by the coding sequence GTGGCAATTAGGGAAACGCTGAAAGGTGGCAAAGGGGAGGTTATAAAGAATCCTAAGGTCTTCATAGATCCCCTTACCGTATTTAAGGATATTCCTTTTAGAGAGGATATTCTTAGAGAGGTTGCTATTGCTGTAAGGTATTTCGTTAAAAATAACATGAAATTCTCGACCCTGTTTCTCGGTTTGACCGGAACCGGAAAAACTTTCGTTGCCATGTATATGTTTAACGAGATACAGGAGGTTAAGAAGGAGGACGGTGAGTATGGTGTAGTGTCTCAGGCTTATGTTAACTGTAGGGAGGTAGGTGGGACACCTCAGGCTGTTTTATCAGCCATAACTCAACGTATAACGGGTGAGGAGGTTCCTAAGCATGGAATAAATCTTGGTGAGTACATAGAAAGAATTAAGGAAAATTTAGTAGATAAGAAAGCCTTAATATATCTTGACGAAGTAGACACTTTGATTAAAAGGAGAGGCGGAGATATAGTACTTTACCAACTACTAAGAGCAAACGCTGACATTTCAGTAATTATGGTAAGTAACGATATTAATATCCGTGATTATATGGAACCGCGAGTTCTTTCATCTCTAGGTCCGACAATTTTCTTTAAGCCCTATGATGCAGAACAGTTAAAGCATATACTTTCCATCTATTCTGAATACGGATTAATTAAAGGGTCGTATACAGACGAAATTCTATCATATATTGCTGCTATATCAGCTAAAGAACACGGTGATGCAAGAAAAGCAGTTAATTTGCTATTTAGGGCTGCTCAGTTAGCCTCAGGGGAAGGAATGATCAGAAAGGAGCATGTAGATAGGGCGATAATAGAATATGAGCAAGAGAGGCTAATAGAGGCAATAAAAGCCCTTCCATTTCACTATAAGCTAGCTCTAATTGCATCTATGCAAGCTTCTGATGTTATCACGGCACATAAGATTTACTCGGATCTGTGTAATGAGTACAAACAGAAACCCCTATCCTACAGAAGATTTTCTGACGTGATATCTGAGCTTGATATGTTTGGTATAATAAAGGTTAAAATAATAAATAAGGGAAGGGCGGGAGGAATTAAGAAAACAATAGAGGTTGCAGATAAGGAGAAGATAACTAAAGCATTGGAAGAGGCAATGCAGTTAGAGTATGAGGACACAGTGTAA
- a CDS encoding NAD+ synthase: MPEYVREKLTLNFPLVTEYLVKRIKDYINNSGKSGGIIGLSGGIDSSVASVLLSKATENFHVLLMPSSSTPKEDLDHAFMILRLINATESKYTIINIDPIVDQFRLAVKTNDKIISGNIKARSRMILLYAFAQKFNYLVVGTGDKSELMLGYFTKYGDGGVDILPLGDLYKTQVRMLGRYLGVPEDIVKKPPSPALWEGQTAEGEIGLDYETIDSILYLRFEEMRSENEISALVNVPIDLVRRIVRMVKISQHKRLPPEIFRLSGRSINSDWRYPRQWA, translated from the coding sequence ATGCCGGAATATGTAAGGGAAAAATTAACACTTAATTTCCCTTTAGTTACTGAATACTTAGTCAAGAGAATTAAGGATTACATCAATAACAGTGGAAAGAGCGGAGGTATAATTGGATTAAGTGGAGGTATAGACTCCTCTGTTGCTTCAGTTCTTTTATCTAAAGCAACTGAAAATTTTCATGTACTATTAATGCCTTCATCAAGTACACCAAAAGAAGATTTAGACCATGCCTTCATGATTTTACGTCTCATAAATGCTACTGAATCAAAGTACACGATCATAAACATAGATCCAATAGTGGATCAATTTAGGTTAGCGGTAAAGACTAATGATAAAATTATTTCGGGCAACATAAAAGCAAGAAGTAGAATGATCTTGTTATATGCTTTTGCCCAAAAATTCAACTACTTAGTTGTGGGTACGGGGGACAAAAGTGAACTTATGCTGGGTTATTTCACCAAATACGGGGACGGTGGAGTAGACATACTTCCCCTAGGTGACTTATATAAAACCCAAGTAAGAATGCTTGGTAGATATTTGGGAGTACCAGAGGATATTGTAAAGAAGCCTCCCTCTCCTGCCTTGTGGGAAGGGCAAACTGCAGAAGGCGAAATAGGATTAGACTATGAGACTATAGATTCAATATTGTACCTCAGGTTCGAGGAAATGAGGAGTGAGAATGAAATTTCAGCGTTAGTAAATGTTCCAATAGACTTAGTGAGAAGGATTGTGCGAATGGTAAAGATCTCTCAGCATAAGCGACTGCCACCTGAGATATTTAGACTAAGTGGAAGATCAATAAATTCAGACTGGAGGTATCCAAGACAATGGGCATAA
- a CDS encoding chlorite dismutase family protein — MANGVYMYVIQAKFNNEWWSTSLQTRRNILNRIEELEARSKNDLVALKRFISLRYDGHLLYWVSDFDTSKLNNLRYSLISSGEGFLEEKLTLFSYFKPSPYIGGSADKLASYLRLEPLRYFIAYPMKKSPEWYLLPFEERKEIMDEHIEIAKTHPDNQGIRSYTTYSFGIADYEFVVIYEAPDLSKWINVVERLREAKARKWVVSEEPILVGEIGSLDIFLK; from the coding sequence ATGGCTAACGGAGTTTACATGTACGTAATTCAGGCTAAATTTAATAACGAATGGTGGTCAACCTCTCTCCAAACAAGAAGGAATATATTAAATAGAATAGAAGAATTAGAGGCTCGTAGTAAGAATGATCTTGTTGCATTAAAGAGATTTATTTCTCTGCGATACGATGGTCATCTTTTATATTGGGTATCAGACTTTGATACGTCTAAACTAAATAACCTCAGATATTCCCTGATTTCTTCAGGGGAAGGATTTTTAGAGGAGAAGCTTACACTATTTTCGTATTTTAAACCATCACCTTATATTGGTGGTTCAGCTGATAAATTAGCCTCTTACCTTAGACTAGAACCTCTCAGGTATTTTATAGCATACCCAATGAAAAAATCTCCTGAATGGTATTTACTACCTTTCGAAGAACGTAAAGAGATAATGGATGAGCATATAGAGATAGCAAAGACCCATCCTGATAATCAGGGAATCAGGTCATATACCACTTATTCTTTTGGTATTGCTGACTATGAGTTCGTGGTAATTTATGAAGCTCCAGATCTCTCCAAGTGGATAAATGTAGTGGAGCGACTCAGGGAGGCAAAGGCAAGAAAGTGGGTTGTTTCAGAGGAGCCTATCCTTGTAGGAGAGATCGGATCTCTTGATATTTTCTTGAAATGA
- a CDS encoding mechanosensitive ion channel family protein, which produces MLENLLFSIIIYQATSISEALSNLATEIINAIPSIILFVIIVIIGYIVADIVASIVGRVLRSLVSSSTIHISANLVSGTVKALIIIISLAIAFSILNLGPANTYISAIATYLPYLAGAILLLTLGITLINILLDYISAQIKVDDPFAASIFSVLRLGLYAVIITVAATLAIFQWIPFISAYLFYDILIGFLVLLFSFVIIDKAMENISKSDPNATYITTYGRFILYAIFILVAVAIIIQPFSNVTSIIQILAWGLAIGFGILLIPLIYAMAKKLASEFK; this is translated from the coding sequence ATGTTAGAGAACCTTCTATTTAGCATTATAATCTATCAAGCAACTAGCATATCAGAGGCTCTATCGAACTTAGCTACAGAAATTATTAACGCAATTCCTTCAATAATACTATTTGTAATTATAGTAATTATCGGATATATTGTTGCCGATATAGTGGCAAGTATAGTAGGTAGAGTACTTAGGTCGCTGGTATCCAGTAGTACTATCCACATAAGTGCTAATCTAGTCTCAGGAACTGTGAAGGCATTGATAATAATAATCTCATTAGCAATTGCATTTTCCATTTTGAACTTAGGACCTGCAAATACATATATTTCTGCAATAGCCACATATCTACCCTATCTAGCTGGGGCAATTCTATTACTTACCCTAGGTATAACACTAATTAACATTCTACTGGACTACATATCTGCTCAGATTAAGGTTGACGATCCATTTGCTGCATCGATATTTTCAGTTTTAAGATTAGGATTATATGCAGTTATAATAACTGTTGCTGCAACTTTAGCTATTTTCCAATGGATCCCATTCATAAGTGCTTATCTATTCTACGATATTCTAATAGGATTCTTAGTTCTCCTGTTTAGTTTTGTGATTATTGACAAAGCTATGGAAAATATTTCTAAAAGTGATCCAAACGCAACATATATAACCACATATGGTAGGTTTATTCTCTACGCAATATTTATCCTAGTTGCAGTAGCTATAATAATACAACCATTTAGTAATGTAACTTCGATAATTCAGATCCTAGCATGGGGATTAGCAATAGGATTTGGAATTTTATTAATCCCACTGATATATGCTATGGCTAAGAAATTGGCTTCAGAATTTAAGTGA
- the cobT gene encoding nicotinate mononucleotide-dependent phosphoribosyltransferase CobT yields MNFIQEINGKISLNGNFAFILVIATTDVSLIPGITVAGATPELTHFTPAADAEFLIKEKCISINSVPVTPTGIPTPAIISRASLKLVNATKLVVNAGSRVKPKIPFIDVGGEPGGDIRKFSLTRETSQRILENSIILGEELANSYDFLVIGESIPAGTTTAMAVLLSLGYDAADKVSSASPVNPKDLKRKVVYEAIKDLPSDFLGKISKVSDPMLISVAGITIGFRKRVLLAGGTQMTAAAAIIKEIDKKIIQNISIGTTKWIIQDSSSDIVSISRQVGVPVMASLLDFSKSKYSGLRAYEEGFVKEGVGAGGSSIIALSKGFTPQDILVEIEKIYSKLI; encoded by the coding sequence GTGAATTTCATTCAGGAGATTAACGGAAAAATAAGCCTTAATGGTAATTTTGCGTTTATTCTAGTTATAGCAACAACTGACGTTAGTCTTATTCCAGGAATTACTGTTGCTGGGGCTACACCTGAATTAACGCACTTTACTCCTGCAGCAGATGCAGAATTCTTGATTAAAGAAAAGTGTATCTCTATAAATTCTGTTCCTGTAACACCAACTGGAATACCAACACCAGCAATAATCAGTAGAGCCTCACTGAAACTTGTAAATGCTACAAAGTTAGTGGTTAACGCAGGTTCTAGGGTAAAACCAAAAATACCCTTTATAGATGTAGGGGGAGAACCAGGGGGAGATATTAGGAAATTCTCCCTTACCAGAGAGACATCACAGAGGATATTAGAAAATTCTATCATATTGGGAGAAGAATTGGCAAACTCCTATGACTTCTTAGTGATTGGTGAATCAATACCCGCAGGCACCACCACAGCTATGGCTGTACTCCTAAGTCTAGGATATGACGCAGCTGATAAAGTCAGTTCTGCGTCTCCTGTGAACCCTAAAGACTTAAAAAGAAAAGTGGTATACGAAGCCATAAAAGATTTACCTAGTGACTTTCTGGGCAAAATAAGTAAAGTTTCTGATCCCATGTTAATCAGCGTGGCTGGAATCACAATTGGATTTAGGAAAAGAGTGTTATTAGCAGGAGGTACACAGATGACTGCAGCTGCAGCTATAATCAAGGAAATTGACAAGAAGATAATTCAAAACATATCAATAGGTACAACTAAATGGATAATTCAAGACTCTTCCTCAGATATAGTCTCCATATCTAGACAAGTCGGAGTACCAGTTATGGCATCATTATTAGATTTCAGCAAATCAAAATACAGTGGATTAAGAGCATATGAAGAAGGGTTCGTTAAGGAAGGTGTAGGAGCAGGCGGGTCATCAATTATTGCATTATCAAAAGGATTTACACCGCAAGATATATTAGTGGAAATAGAAAAAATATATTCTAAATTAATATGA
- a CDS encoding nitrilase-related carbon-nitrogen hydrolase, producing MGIKVELAQISSKLGDVEYNLNKHLEILQTSSAECVVFPELSLTGYVLKDLVYEVYKDSENALNKIAENARGCIIVGFIKEVRPGILRNTAGVILNSQINYVYKFYLPTYGLFEERRYFQPGNPIRDLNIFEYKGLRFGVIVCEDAWHYEPIEALTMLGADAIFIPSASPMRRLTSHKLFIQDNWEALLKAHSLINGIWTLFSNSVGSQEEEYFWGGSMAVSPLGEIKAKAKLFEEDRIIIEININENRKNRFFSSFREHISTFHDVLREL from the coding sequence ATGGGCATAAAGGTTGAGTTAGCACAAATATCTTCAAAACTAGGAGATGTAGAATATAATCTGAACAAGCATTTAGAGATACTACAAACTTCTAGTGCAGAATGTGTAGTTTTCCCGGAACTATCTCTAACAGGTTACGTGCTTAAAGATTTGGTTTATGAGGTATATAAGGACAGTGAAAATGCTCTAAACAAAATTGCGGAAAATGCAAGAGGTTGTATCATAGTAGGTTTTATAAAAGAAGTGAGACCAGGGATATTAAGAAATACGGCAGGCGTTATATTAAATTCTCAGATAAATTACGTATACAAATTCTATTTACCCACATATGGACTTTTTGAAGAAAGAAGATATTTCCAACCTGGAAACCCTATAAGGGACTTAAACATATTTGAGTATAAGGGATTAAGATTCGGTGTAATTGTATGTGAGGATGCGTGGCATTATGAGCCTATAGAAGCATTAACCATGTTAGGGGCAGATGCCATTTTCATACCCTCTGCTTCACCCATGAGAAGATTGACATCACATAAACTATTCATACAGGATAATTGGGAGGCTTTATTGAAAGCCCACTCACTGATTAACGGAATATGGACCCTATTTTCAAATTCAGTAGGTAGCCAGGAGGAAGAGTATTTTTGGGGTGGCTCTATGGCTGTATCCCCTCTGGGCGAAATTAAAGCAAAGGCGAAATTATTTGAAGAAGACAGGATTATAATTGAAATTAACATTAATGAGAATAGGAAAAATAGATTTTTCAGTAGTTTCAGAGAACATATTTCAACGTTTCATGACGTATTAAGAGAACTTTAA
- a CDS encoding transcriptional regulator — MINEFEFLTTREKIVLLLKYSQEPLTAKQIMKILGIKKEKEVYENLYHIAKSLKRKNVKLFVYLPKCNNCGYVFNIEKPRKPSKCPECKSENIEPPKFTIKWLK, encoded by the coding sequence ATGATAAATGAGTTTGAGTTCCTTACGACGAGAGAGAAGATTGTACTACTGTTAAAATATTCACAAGAACCATTAACAGCAAAACAGATAATGAAAATATTAGGGATAAAAAAGGAAAAAGAAGTTTATGAAAACCTTTACCATATAGCCAAATCCTTAAAAAGGAAAAACGTAAAACTTTTTGTATATTTACCAAAATGTAACAATTGCGGTTACGTCTTCAACATCGAGAAACCAAGAAAACCAAGTAAATGCCCCGAGTGTAAGAGTGAAAACATAGAACCGCCAAAATTTACAATTAAGTGGTTGAAATGA
- a CDS encoding NUDIX hydrolase: MRIYSSKKFDVLIENFNLPNGKQVEKAFVRHRGSVVIAPFLGPERIILIKQYRPILGKWLYEFPAGTIEEGESEDLTARRELEEEIGYVPLKLFKVLKFYVSPGIATELMHLYIATNLTKTTQKLEEYEVIEPFELTIDEAIKMIDEGKIEDGKTILSLLFISRKYQEIRSLLQG; the protein is encoded by the coding sequence ATGAGAATATATTCGTCTAAGAAATTTGATGTACTAATTGAGAACTTTAACTTACCAAATGGAAAACAAGTGGAGAAAGCATTTGTGAGACATAGAGGCTCAGTAGTCATTGCTCCCTTTTTAGGACCAGAGAGGATAATTTTGATCAAACAATACAGACCCATATTAGGAAAGTGGTTATATGAGTTTCCTGCTGGAACAATAGAGGAAGGGGAAAGTGAGGATCTAACTGCAAGAAGAGAGTTAGAGGAGGAAATAGGTTATGTTCCCCTTAAATTATTCAAGGTTTTAAAATTCTATGTCTCCCCTGGAATAGCAACAGAGTTAATGCACCTATATATAGCTACAAATTTGACAAAAACTACTCAAAAATTAGAGGAGTATGAGGTAATAGAGCCTTTTGAATTAACGATTGATGAAGCAATTAAAATGATAGATGAAGGAAAAATAGAGGACGGAAAAACTATTCTCAGCCTCTTATTCATTTCAAGAAAATATCAAGAGATCCGATCTCTCCTACAAGGATAG
- a CDS encoding deoxyribonuclease IV translates to MVKIYLGPAGVPHSAKKKSTIDGVKTVKELGLNAMEVEFVQGVKMSKETAEEVGRVAKELGVRLSVHAPYFINLCSEEDEKVQASKKRILDTADRAESMGADAIAIHIAFYGKMKPEECYGKIKSELGEVVDSARSNGIKNVKFGVETMAKETAFGSLDEVISISKEIKGVIPYIDWAHTFGRLGGKIDYEEIINRLVKELNLIHINSHFESLIFKNGKYIDEHIPIDNNTPPFEPLARELVKRKDISISLICESPELERDALKMKKVLEDLGYKFE, encoded by the coding sequence ATGGTAAAGATATACTTAGGACCTGCAGGTGTTCCCCATAGCGCAAAGAAGAAATCTACTATAGACGGAGTAAAAACTGTTAAAGAGCTAGGTTTGAACGCAATGGAAGTTGAATTTGTTCAAGGAGTGAAAATGAGTAAGGAGACAGCAGAAGAAGTAGGTAGAGTAGCGAAGGAGTTAGGGGTAAGATTATCAGTGCACGCTCCTTATTTTATAAACTTATGTTCAGAGGAAGACGAGAAAGTACAGGCATCCAAGAAAAGGATACTTGATACTGCAGATAGGGCAGAGAGCATGGGTGCAGATGCTATAGCTATTCACATAGCGTTTTACGGTAAAATGAAACCAGAGGAATGTTATGGGAAAATTAAATCTGAATTAGGAGAGGTTGTGGATAGTGCTAGATCTAATGGAATCAAAAACGTAAAATTTGGCGTAGAGACTATGGCTAAGGAGACAGCTTTTGGCTCACTAGACGAGGTCATTTCAATATCTAAGGAAATAAAAGGTGTTATTCCCTACATTGATTGGGCACATACCTTTGGAAGATTGGGTGGTAAGATAGATTATGAGGAAATAATCAATAGACTAGTTAAAGAGTTGAACTTAATTCATATAAATTCCCATTTTGAGTCATTAATTTTTAAAAACGGTAAGTATATTGATGAACATATACCTATAGATAACAATACTCCTCCTTTTGAACCTTTAGCTAGAGAATTAGTTAAGAGGAAGGACATTTCAATTTCTCTTATCTGTGAAAGTCCAGAGCTAGAAAGAGATGCGCTTAAGATGAAAAAGGTATTGGAAGATCTGGGGTATAAGTTTGAATAA
- a CDS encoding HAD family hydrolase, translating to MNKVIFIDMGETLVSFSPKFHQPIFQFLKDKGYNISEKQVFRAINRQLGKKHFPDPTIGGLSEINYYELLYDLKIFPSESLVNELMKLNLLSDVWELYEDALNFVKEAKEMGYKLILITNATKSVYRIIRDLEIDKYIDDMYASCDLGVLKPHPRIFKMAMEKHGRPVFHIGDVYEVDYIGALRAGINPVLLDRFGFYEDVKANRVKSLLEVLKLIVRNN from the coding sequence ATGAATAAAGTAATATTCATAGATATGGGAGAAACACTTGTCAGTTTTAGTCCAAAATTTCATCAACCTATATTTCAATTTCTTAAAGATAAAGGATATAATATCTCTGAAAAGCAGGTATTTAGAGCCATTAATAGGCAGTTAGGCAAAAAGCATTTTCCAGATCCTACAATTGGCGGATTAAGTGAAATAAACTACTATGAACTTTTGTATGACCTTAAGATATTTCCTTCTGAAAGTTTAGTAAATGAGCTCATGAAACTTAATCTACTATCAGATGTATGGGAGTTATACGAAGATGCCTTAAATTTCGTAAAAGAAGCAAAAGAAATGGGCTATAAATTGATATTAATCACAAACGCTACCAAAAGTGTTTACAGAATAATTCGTGATCTAGAGATAGACAAATATATAGATGATATGTATGCCTCTTGTGATCTAGGCGTTTTAAAACCTCATCCCAGGATATTTAAAATGGCTATGGAAAAACATGGAAGACCAGTATTTCATATTGGTGATGTATATGAAGTGGATTACATTGGGGCACTACGAGCAGGAATTAATCCTGTATTGTTAGACAGATTCGGTTTTTATGAGGACGTAAAAGCTAATAGGGTGAAAAGCTTATTAGAGGTACTGAAATTAATAGTAAGAAACAATTAG
- a CDS encoding ArsR/SmtB family transcription factor, whose product MSIVKLEELMSLPGWDTRRKILESLSEKPKTAYELSKELDLNYSTVRYHLELLEKFGFVKARKTKKYVYEVSFKNLEFYSNQV is encoded by the coding sequence ATGAGCATCGTAAAGTTAGAGGAACTCATGTCACTCCCTGGTTGGGATACTAGGAGGAAAATATTAGAGAGTTTATCAGAGAAACCAAAAACTGCTTACGAACTGTCTAAAGAGCTTGATTTGAATTATTCAACAGTCAGATATCACTTAGAATTACTAGAAAAATTTGGATTTGTAAAGGCTAGAAAAACTAAGAAATACGTATATGAAGTTAGCTTCAAAAATCTTGAATTTTATTCCAATCAGGTATAA
- a CDS encoding NTPase, which yields MDKPFRIYITGKPGIGKTTLLFNIYRILKEKNWRITGFYCPEVRVNNTRMGFKIKSVLSGKEAWLARVDARSGIRIGKYYVVLEDNFVRQLEEEIFSFPDIILIDEIGPMELSSVSLKNLINKILTSNYPVIAVVHRSIKFDDGVIYEVTIQNRDILLEEILGRVTSNKNNI from the coding sequence ATGGATAAGCCTTTTAGAATATACATAACAGGCAAACCAGGCATAGGGAAGACAACACTTCTCTTCAATATCTACAGGATATTAAAAGAGAAGAACTGGAGAATTACAGGCTTTTATTGCCCAGAGGTGAGAGTTAATAATACTAGAATGGGCTTTAAAATTAAAAGCGTCCTATCAGGCAAAGAGGCTTGGCTTGCTAGAGTAGACGCTAGAAGTGGAATCAGGATTGGAAAATATTATGTAGTCTTAGAAGATAATTTCGTAAGACAGCTCGAGGAAGAAATATTTAGCTTCCCTGATATCATCTTGATTGACGAAATAGGACCCATGGAACTTTCCTCTGTTTCCCTCAAAAATTTGATAAATAAAATACTGACATCAAATTACCCTGTTATTGCTGTTGTTCATAGGTCAATAAAGTTTGATGATGGTGTGATCTATGAAGTAACGATACAAAACAGGGATATACTCCTGGAAGAGATACTAGGAAGAGTAACTTCTAACAAAAATAATATATAG